In Danaus plexippus chromosome 6, MEX_DaPlex, whole genome shotgun sequence, a single window of DNA contains:
- the LOC133320879 gene encoding piggyBac transposable element-derived protein 2-like, whose amino-acid sequence MASKQQSVGGTRNLQLTRAHKILALVPAQNACSDDSSTSDEEANAYIPPSPDTSDPPSIASSLEALSPLEVFRHNVSLEENLYNLHQTQIETVLDYFYFFFSPDLITDIVYNTNLYAVEQLGRSIQLTEDEIKSFLAIQIMMGIVQMPAYTDYWARKTRYPLIADLMPLKKYQQIRRYIHFVDNTLQDSDRYFKIRPLMEKIRKNFLKIEEEGKYSIDEMMIPYKGRKAGKRKQYIKMKPKKWGFKNFVRAGVSGIIYDFILYGGDDTFRGLTFSEKEATIGLGGMVVLALCQTIKKKPAIVYADNFFMSPELTYILREEYGILSLGTIRTNRLRGCQELLPTDKQLKKKKRGSSAQVVCNKNKLAVVKWNDNKVVTLISTYIDSYPLETIKRYDKDEKKKVDVECPQVVKHYNKHMGGVDLADMLISLYRTPFKSHRWYLGIFSQLVDMCINNAWLLHRRDGKKTSLKDFRFELFDGLSKSNRIGTNQNVTDDIGENLKIHKPVSVRPTDSVRFDNTGHLPEAGNETMRCKYCKSGRTSVYCIKCNVHLCFVVGKIKRNCFRNFHLK is encoded by the exons ATGGCTTCGAAACAACAAAGTGTTGGCGGGACCCGG AACTTACAACTAACTCGCGCCCATAAGATCTTGGCTTTGGTACCCGCTCAAAACGCATGCTCTGACGATAGTTCCACATCTGATGAGGAAGCAAATGCTTATATACCGCCTTCACCAGATACCTCTGATCCACCTTCAATAGCATCATCACTAGAAGCCCTTTCACCACTAGAAGTATTTCGTCACAATGTATCTCTTGAAGAAAACTTATACAATCTCCATCAAACACAAATAGAGACAGTActggattatttttatttctttttttctccTGACTTAATTACtgacattgtttataatacaaatttatatgcagTTGAACAACTAGGTCGATCTATTCAGCTGACAGAAGATGAGATTAAAAGCTTCCTGGCCATTCAAATCATGATGGGTATAGTACAGATGCCAGCTTATACTGACTATTGGGCAAGAAAAACAAGATACCCTCTCATTGCTGATCTTATGCCTCTCAAAAAGTATCAACAAATACGTCgatatattcattttgttgATAATACTTTGCAAGATTCAGACCGTTATTTCAAGATTCGCCCCCTAATGGAGAAAATACGCaaaaattttctgaaaattGAAGAAGAAGGAAAATATTCCATTGACGAGATGATGATACCTTATAAAGGTCGTAAAGCAGGTAAACGAAAGCagtacataaaaatgaaacctAAGAAATGGGGGTTTAAGAATTTTGTCCGTGCGGGTGTTTCGGGTATCATCTACGATTTTATTCTGTATGGTGGCGACGATACCTTTCGTGGACTGACTTTTTCAGAGAAAGAAGCTACAATTGGTTTAGGAGGTATGGTAGTGCTTGCATTGTGTCAAACTATAAAGAAAAAGCCGGCCATTGTGTATGCtgataacttttttatgtCGCCTGAACTAACATATATTCTGCGGGAAGAATACGGGATCCTTAGTCTAGGAACAATAAGGACTAATCGTCTCAGAGGCTGTCAAGAGTTATTGCCAACtgacaaacaattaaaaaagaagaaacGCGGTTCTAGCGCCCAGGTGGTTTGCAATAAGAATAAGTTGGCAGTCGTAAAGTGGAACGACAATAAAGTGGTTACACTTATTAGCACCTACATAGACTCGTACCCCTTAGAAACAATCAAACGATACGATAAGGATGAGAAAAAGAAAGTAGATGTAGAATGTCCTCAAGTGGTCAAACATTACAACAAACATATGGGAGGGGTCGATTTAGCAGATATGTTGATATCGTTATATAGAACTCCCTTCAAAAGTCACCGTTGGTACTTGGGAATATTTTCACAACTTGTtgatatgtgtataaataacGCTTGGCTCCTACATAGAAGAGATGGGAAGAAGACTTCATTGAAAGATTTCAGATTTGAATTGTTTGATGGGTTGTCTAAGTCTAATAGAATAGGAACAAACCAAAACGTTACAGACGATATAGGCGAGAATCTGAAAATCCATAAACCAGTCTCAGTCCGACCAACTGATAGCGTCAGATTTGATAACACAGGTCATCTTCCAGAAGCAGGTAATGAAACAATGCGTTGCAAATATTGTAAGAGTGGAAGAACATCTGTCtactgtataaaatgtaacgtacatttgtgttttgttgtgggaaaaataaaacgtaattgCTTTCGTAATTTtcacctaaaataa